The stretch of DNA CATTGCGATACTCTTCCACAATAACCGTTATCACCGCGGTTTGCTGAATGCTGGGGGTAAAGCCCATTTGCCCGGTGAGCGGATCAAAGCCAAAGGTGCTTGTAGTTGTAGATAAAGGATAATTTACATTATAGCTACCCTGATAGGCGATAGGAACGTTATAACCGTCACTGGGCTGCACCATGCGGTAAACCAGGGAATCGCCATCCACATCAATGGCACCGTGATTGTAATTAAACGGCACCCCGGCACAGATATAAGGCACGGGAAATGTGGTAAAGACCGGAGAGTTATCACAGATACCACTGGTATTGTTTATAGTAGCGTAGGCGTATAGATTATAGCTGGATGCACTGGCAAGGTTTGTAATGGCATTATTGCGGCAACATTCAGCATACCCGACAATCCAGTCACTGCAGGATGCCGGAAGTGTGATAACACCGGAATAAACATATTGCTGAACTCCCGGAAGGGCGCCTCCATTGCAGCTGCTGTTGGCCAGCTGGCTGGGACACAATGGGGACACCTCCTGCGAACCCTGCAGAGTCAATGTTTGCGAGTAGGTTCCTGCCGGAATATTACATGACGGAGAAAAATAACTAACCGAAATGCTGGTAGGCGCATTGATGCCTGCACAGTCACGATAAAAGGCTACTGATATGCGATACTGATTGTTCCCCAGGCATTGAAAGGTAATGTCCGTGCCCATGGCGTGTGACCCAAGCATCTGCAGCGGCAACAGCAACCCTCCCACCGCCCACATAGCAGCATAAAACGGCTTCATACGCAGCATTTTATAATAATCACCAACACTTAAATGTAGGAATTTTATCAAAATCTTAATAAATCCCCTCCTGGGTCAACGTAACATTTCAAATTTGCATCTTTAACCAAAGCTTAATAAAGCGTTTTTATCGCACAAAAACCAATTAAACATGTACAGAACCCACACCTGCGGAGAATTACGCCTAACCCATCTGCAACACAAAGTTACCCTTTGTGGCTGGATTCATAAAAGCCGCGACCTGGGCGGCATGACCTTCATTGACCTGCGCGACCGCTATGGCATTACCCAACTGGTTTTCAATATGGAAGTAAATGCTGAACTATGCCGCCAGGCACGTGGGCTGGGCAGGGAGTATGTCATTCAGGCTAAAGGTATTGTAGCAGAGCGCAGCAATAAAAATCCGAATCTGCCCACCGGAGAAATTGAAATATCCGTGGAAGAACTGACTGTGCTCAATCCCAGCAAAACCCCACCGTTTACCATTGAAGACCACACAGACGGGGGAGATGATCTCCGAATGAAATATCGTTACCTGGATTTACGCAGAAAACCGCTGGCAGCAAACCTGCTCCTGCGTCATCGCCTGGCTATGGAAACACGTAAATACATGGATGCGCTCGGCTTCATTGAAGTGGAAACACCCATGCTTATTAAGTCTACTCCCGAAGGTGCGCGTGATTTTGTGGTGCCTTCACGAATGAATCCAGGTGAGTTCTATGCTCTTCCGCAATCACCTCAGACCTTCAAACAGATTCTCATGGTAGCCGGCATGGATAAATATTTTCAAATTGTAAAGTGCTTCAGAGATGAAGACCTTCGGGCAGATCGCCAGCCGGAGTTCACGCAAATTGACTGCGAAATGTCATTCATTCATCAGCAAGACGTGCTGGATACTTTTGAAGGACTTATTGCCCATTTATTTAAAACGATAAAAGGCGTTGAGCTGGGCAAAATGCCCGTAATGACTTATCAGGAGGCAATCAAAAAGTATGGCTCCGATAAGCCCGACACCCGCTTTGAAATGACTTTTGTAGAACTAAATGACTGGGCTAAAGGTAAAGGCTTTCGTGTTTTTGATGAAGCTGAGCTGGTTGTGGGTATTTGCGCAAAGGGAGCGGCTCACTATACCCGCAGGCAAATAGATGAACTCACAGAATTTGTGCGTAAGCCACAGATCGGTGCTAAAGGTCTGGTGTATGTGCGCTACGACAGCGATGGGACATTCAAGTCATCGGTGGATAAGTTCTTCACCCCGGACGACTTTGCCCGTTGGGCCGAACAGTTTAGCGCTGCTCCGGGCGACCTGATGCTCATCCTTGCCGGGGAAGCCGACAAAACTCGTAAGGCGCTCAATGCCCTCCGCCTGGAAATGGGCAACCAGCTTGGTCTACGCAACAATGATGTATATAAGCCATTATGGGTGGTTGACTTCCCCTTGTTGGAATGGAATCCCGATGACAAGCGCTGGTATGCTATGCATCATCCTTTCACCTCCCCAAAAGAAGAGGACATCCCGTTGCTGGACAGCGACCCCGGTAGGGTACGTGCCAATGCATACGACATGGTCATCAATGGCGTAGAGCTTGGCGGTGGCTCCGTGAGGATTCATGATAGCGCGTTGCAACAGAAAATGTTTCGCCTGCTGGGGTTCAGCGATGCAGAAGCCGAGATGAAATTTGGCTTTCTCATGAATGCCTTTGAATATGGCGCCCCCCCGCATGGAGGCATTGCTTTCGGCTTTGATCGCCTGTGTGCCATTTTTGGCGGACAGGAATCTATCCGCGACTTTATCGCTTTCCCCAAAAATAATGCGGGAAGAGATATGATGATTGATGCGCCCTCTCCCATCAGCGAAGAACAACTAAAGGAGCTGCATCTGCGCCTGACCATATGAATGGGTTCCTGCAGGCCAGATTGGGCTTTTATCTGAATGTATTATATTGAAGAACCCTTTTTGCCCTGGTATGTTGGGCAGCACTGGAAAGCGTCTTTGTGAAAAGAATAATCTGCTTCAAAATCATTTCCTGCACAAGTGTATTCTCCGTGTTTTGCCTGCTGACAGGCTTCGCTTATACCGGAGAGGCAAAGACTATGGTTTCGCTTATCATTCCGCCTGTTTTGCAGCAAAATTCTATTACCCGGATTGCCGTTGAAGATGTAACGGATTTGCTGCGCAAGGCCTGCCATTGTGAGGTGTATTGGAACAAAGACACTGCCAATGTGAAAATCATTCTTCCCGCAACAGATCCGGATGCAGAGCACCACCTAACACAGTTTGAAAAGCAATGGCCCTACCCTATTCTGCACTATCCTGAGCAGGATTATCAATGGGAATCTACCGACTCGGCAGGAGTAATCCTTTTGCGTTTATACGCCCGCACGGCTCAAGCCATCAGCTTCGGGCTTTACGGACTTCTGCAGGAAAAACTGGGATTTCAGTTTTATCATCCCCGTGAGATGATTATCCCTTCCTTTGAGCGCTGGCCCCTGCCTGCCGCATTTACCTGGAAGGCTTCTCCCCGCTTTCATAAAAGGGGATTTCATTTACATACACAACATCCCCTTGAACTGACAGAAGATTTGATGCACCCCTACAGTCCGGAATCCAGGCAACGTATCCGTGAATATATTGACTGGTTGGCCCGCAACCAGCAAAACTATTTTGAATTTAATCTGTTGGAGAGCGTCTGGCTGCCAGAATGGATTCCATATTTCCAATTTATCATTGAATATGGTCATCAACGAGGTATTCTCATGGGTGTTGACCTCTCCATGCGGATGATCCAACAGAAAGCATTTATGCTCTACCGAAATTTTCCGGCCTCCTGGCGCACCAAAAAAAAGCAGATTGACCGCAATCTTCGCCACTTATGCAAGGCAGACTGGGATGTGTTCAACATTGAATTTTCCACCACGGAATTCAGCAAAGGCAATGAAAAGAAAAAACGTGCTTTACAACGCTATATTACCGACCGTCTGGTTAACCAATATAGCATCAAACCCATGGGGCGTATGCATGTGGTGAAGGACGAAAGGATGATAGACCGCCGGGAAACAAGCAGCCAAAGCATGTCCGTTGCAGACTCTCTCCTTGACCAGAATCGCGGCATACTCATTCACACGGTGATGTTTTACTCTCTCACAGACAGCAATGCCCCTGTTTACGGCAATGAGAATCTGCTCCATATGCTGGATGCGCTTCTTTATGAGCAGCAATACCGGGAAACCTGGTATTATCCTGAATCAGCCTACTGGATAACTTTTGATAACTCGGTGCCCATGTTTTTAGCCCCTTACCTGTCTGCACGCCTGGAAGATATTCTGCTTTGTGATTCCCTGCAGGTAACAGGGCATATCACTTTCAGCTCCGGATGGGAATGGGGCTACTGGCTGATTGACTGGAGCATTGCCCGATGGAGCTGGCAGCATGAAGAAAACGGAACAATCCGGCAGCCAAGACCGGACGATTATCTGAATGAGTTGTTACATGATGCATCAGTAACCACAGGCCTTCTTGAAGCATTACGCCTGCAGCAGCTCTTCCTTAAAGACAGCGGCCTTATAGCATATCTTACCGCTCAGACCGTTACTGACGAACTGCCTCGGCCTTTCAATCTGCAATTGCATCCGCGCCCAAAGCTTAGCTACCGTCAAATGTTTAAAAATCCGGAGCTGGCAGCCAAAGAACTGCAACCCGTAGTAACCTCTTTGATCCGATTTGCAAACCAAACAGACAGTATCCTTACCCACACCGAAGCTGCTTATTCCCGAAATTCACCTCAATCGCCACAGGTGGATAAAATCTTCAATGAAATTATGGATGGCTTGCGTATAACAAGCCTGCGGGCAAGACAGCGGGTAAGTATTTTCCAAGCTATGATGTATCCCAAACA from Chitinophagales bacterium encodes:
- the aspS gene encoding aspartate--tRNA ligase produces the protein MYRTHTCGELRLTHLQHKVTLCGWIHKSRDLGGMTFIDLRDRYGITQLVFNMEVNAELCRQARGLGREYVIQAKGIVAERSNKNPNLPTGEIEISVEELTVLNPSKTPPFTIEDHTDGGDDLRMKYRYLDLRRKPLAANLLLRHRLAMETRKYMDALGFIEVETPMLIKSTPEGARDFVVPSRMNPGEFYALPQSPQTFKQILMVAGMDKYFQIVKCFRDEDLRADRQPEFTQIDCEMSFIHQQDVLDTFEGLIAHLFKTIKGVELGKMPVMTYQEAIKKYGSDKPDTRFEMTFVELNDWAKGKGFRVFDEAELVVGICAKGAAHYTRRQIDELTEFVRKPQIGAKGLVYVRYDSDGTFKSSVDKFFTPDDFARWAEQFSAAPGDLMLILAGEADKTRKALNALRLEMGNQLGLRNNDVYKPLWVVDFPLLEWNPDDKRWYAMHHPFTSPKEEDIPLLDSDPGRVRANAYDMVINGVELGGGSVRIHDSALQQKMFRLLGFSDAEAEMKFGFLMNAFEYGAPPHGGIAFGFDRLCAIFGGQESIRDFIAFPKNNAGRDMMIDAPSPISEEQLKELHLRLTI